The nucleotide sequence CCAGTTAACGAATACGAACAGTTAAAAGAATCTTGGTTTTTTTGCTGGGCGACCTTAGAACCAGTACCATATTGGAGAAAACTAGGATGGGTGTGGTTATGGAGTTGGATCTTAGTCGGCCCCATAGCGGCAACGAGTTTCCCCCTCCAGAAAAAGCCTCTACTATTTGTGTTATCAGCCATCGTAGGAACTTGCTTGATCGTGGGATTGGTTCTACTTCGGTTATATTTGGGATGGTTTTATATCAGTGATCGATTGAACGCTGAACAGGTGTTTTATGAAG is from Gloeothece verrucosa PCC 7822 and encodes:
- a CDS encoding CGLD27 family protein: MKGSYREICPVPSEQQPVNEYEQLKESWFFCWATLEPVPYWRKLGWVWLWSWILVGPIAATSFPLQKKPLLFVLSAIVGTCLIVGLVLLRLYLGWFYISDRLNAEQVFYEESGWYDGQIWQKTPEVLIRDRLILSYQVEPILKRIKKTALVLASLIGSSSLLWFCLENI